A genomic segment from Helicobacter sp. NHP19-012 encodes:
- the nuoL gene encoding NADH-quinone oxidoreductase subunit L: MCASLVLEAVLLLPLLGALYAGLFGTCPKSLQVGVVNSSLLGLSFLGALYLLNLSLHHQSVQAVLFDWITLGGFSVKFSFGLDSIGAVMIVVVTLVSFLVHVYSIGYMLHDKGYNRYFSYLSGFVFSMLVLVLSDNFLGLFVGWEGVGLCSYLLIGFWYHKESANNASIEAFVMNRIADLGMLMGILLVQWTFGSLQYSVVFANIANTNPHTLFCIGLLLFIGAVGKSAQFPLHTWLANAMEGPTPVSALIHAATMVTAGVYLVIRAHPLYSALPELGYGIACLGAFVALFGASMALVNKDLKRIVAYSTLSQLGYMFVGAGLGAYWIALFHLFTHAFFKALLFLGAGNVMHAMHDELDISKMGGLYKPLKTTAILMGLASLALCGLYPFAGFFSKDKILEVAFATGHHGLFLALLVGALFTAFYSFRLLMLVFFAPKVHTIEHPHEAPSFMLWAMLPLAILAVVAGFFEHGFFHFVSQAIKVPSFADYPVPKLLLLALTTIGVLLSIAYAVQKYKKDFGNKEGGFFYRLLLNQYYIPALYGAISKAFLSLAFWVWRKIEVRMLDAFVDTIAKIPTLIGQMLTPLQSGNLSGALRLMAFGVVAIIFITMLSFWS, from the coding sequence ATGTGTGCGTCTTTGGTGTTGGAGGCGGTGTTGCTCTTGCCCTTGCTTGGGGCCCTTTATGCTGGGCTTTTTGGCACTTGCCCTAAAAGCTTGCAAGTGGGGGTGGTGAATTCTAGCCTGCTGGGGCTGTCCTTTTTAGGGGCGTTGTATTTATTGAATTTAAGCCTACACCACCAAAGCGTACAAGCAGTGTTGTTTGACTGGATCACGCTCGGGGGCTTTAGCGTCAAGTTTTCTTTTGGGCTAGACTCTATTGGTGCTGTGATGATTGTGGTGGTTACTTTAGTGTCCTTCTTGGTGCATGTGTATTCAATCGGCTATATGCTACACGACAAGGGCTATAACCGCTACTTTAGCTATCTCTCTGGCTTTGTCTTTTCTATGCTTGTCTTGGTGCTTAGCGATAACTTCTTGGGGCTGTTTGTGGGCTGGGAGGGCGTGGGGCTTTGCTCTTATTTACTCATTGGCTTTTGGTATCATAAAGAGAGTGCCAACAATGCGTCCATTGAAGCCTTTGTGATGAACCGCATCGCCGATTTAGGCATGCTCATGGGGATTTTGCTGGTGCAATGGACTTTTGGCTCATTGCAATACAGCGTGGTTTTTGCCAATATCGCAAACACTAATCCGCACACGCTCTTTTGTATCGGGCTCTTGCTCTTCATTGGGGCGGTGGGTAAATCCGCCCAGTTCCCCCTACACACTTGGCTAGCCAATGCGATGGAGGGGCCCACACCTGTATCCGCTTTAATCCACGCCGCCACTATGGTTACCGCTGGGGTGTATCTAGTCATTCGCGCCCACCCCTTGTATAGTGCCTTGCCTGAATTGGGCTATGGTATTGCCTGCTTGGGGGCGTTTGTGGCACTCTTTGGGGCCAGCATGGCGTTAGTGAATAAAGATTTAAAACGCATTGTGGCGTACTCCACACTCTCACAGCTGGGTTATATGTTCGTGGGTGCAGGGCTTGGGGCTTACTGGATTGCCTTGTTTCACCTTTTCACCCACGCCTTTTTTAAAGCCTTGCTGTTCTTGGGGGCGGGCAATGTCATGCACGCCATGCACGATGAGCTAGACATTAGCAAAATGGGCGGGCTGTATAAGCCTTTAAAAACCACCGCCATTTTAATGGGGCTTGCTTCGCTAGCCCTGTGTGGGCTCTACCCCTTTGCTGGCTTTTTCTCTAAGGATAAAATCCTAGAAGTCGCCTTTGCTACAGGACACCACGGGCTCTTCTTAGCTCTACTCGTAGGCGCGCTTTTCACCGCCTTTTATAGTTTTAGGCTCTTAATGCTCGTGTTCTTTGCCCCCAAAGTGCATACAATCGAGCACCCCCACGAAGCCCCTAGCTTTATGTTATGGGCGATGCTCCCCTTAGCGATTTTAGCGGTGGTGGCGGGCTTTTTTGAGCATGGGTTTTTTCATTTTGTTTCCCAAGCGATCAAAGTGCCTTCTTTTGCCGATTACCCCGTGCCTAAATTGCTCTTATTGGCTCTCACCACCATTGGGGTGTTGCTCTCCATTGCTTACGCCGTGCAAAAGTATAAAAAGGACTTTGGCAATAAAGAAGGCGGCTTTTTCTACCGCCTGCTTTTAAACCAATACTATATCCCGGCTCTGTATGGGGCGATCTCTAAGGCGTTTTTAAGCCTTGCTTTTTGGGTGTGGCGTAAAATTGAAGTGCGTATGCTCGATGCCTTTGTGGATACCATTGCCAAAATCCCCACTTTAATCGGGCAAATGCTAACCCCCCTACAAAGCGGCAATTTGAGCGGGGCACTTAGGCTCATGGCTTTTGGGGTCGTGGCGATCATTTTTATCACAATGTTAAGTTTTTGGAGTTAG
- a CDS encoding DUF7494 domain-containing protein — protein MLRLFALFCAFLPFLHALDLSVTKGREKDSNFATLTLKNDKPFACEFIKYPRVEITCTIASVPKIGFMPFKTEFFKVSYEIKNFIFHLHIRPKFQEALFALPYDYKQSIPIQKLQLKISKVWQVVGFYKQLPFLTPKDPRAPSNVGLNFPILINGAQTPYIQELDVDNRPLTYSKGQDLEEYLALKQLIKNGDYLEGLEAISRIFRLYPNSIFKKDLYFYEIVALSALKKKQDLTTQIATQWIKLYSSDPKIPYVLYLLGNAYSQINYTIQATRAYKRIIDEYPDSRYTPLAQMHLAEQAASGGDRSGALTLFQKAYSEAKDIESASQIAFSWGSFDVDNGGKNATLILNKIIYGNPEYFTKHPSQSYDLLIALKTQSIFSPAIKIATLLSHDDSDKTIQEKAAFELGFLYAKNNQPNEAHFANLEYLDNYTNVVHIALVKARDEQVLFAMRGDYKEKLDRYNQVLKDYPKTSKEHRKALEYKAKLLLERHYYSQVLNMGLPKDSPAMQEALLQQERQALKEADCKSFSAYLVRMDKINPHGFNDEEQIEAFDCLYENALYDKAAIFSTTAIKDKPIDKLPWLYRQGRNLYALNDYQNSLLAAKDALTLANLKKQPKYYDIAFTVFLDYMKTNNPQEAFKIYSQLQKEFKDDERMIEVYALLLESEQRGKNNPTTLELYAKSLLALQRRYENNSYTPYAQNQLISALSRGGKIQEALQQSDALLTLKLEPKERQRALYNKATLQRQKNDKEGAKKTFQACVAIKQSSAWKDLCQQALNLLK, from the coding sequence ATGTTGCGCCTATTTGCCCTTTTTTGCGCCTTCTTGCCCTTTTTGCACGCCCTTGATTTGAGCGTAACCAAGGGGCGGGAGAAGGACTCCAATTTCGCCACCTTGACCCTTAAAAACGATAAACCTTTCGCCTGCGAATTCATTAAATACCCTAGAGTAGAGATCACTTGCACAATTGCGTCCGTGCCTAAGATCGGTTTCATGCCCTTTAAAACAGAGTTTTTTAAAGTGTCCTACGAAATAAAAAATTTTATTTTCCATTTACACATTAGACCCAAATTCCAAGAAGCCTTATTTGCGCTCCCCTACGACTACAAACAGAGCATCCCCATACAAAAACTCCAACTCAAAATTTCTAAGGTGTGGCAAGTGGTGGGCTTTTACAAGCAACTGCCGTTTTTGACCCCCAAAGACCCCAGAGCCCCTAGCAATGTGGGGTTAAATTTTCCTATTCTCATAAACGGGGCGCAAACCCCCTATATCCAAGAATTAGATGTCGACAATAGACCCCTAACCTACTCCAAAGGTCAAGACTTAGAAGAGTATTTAGCCTTAAAACAACTCATTAAAAATGGCGACTACTTGGAGGGCTTAGAAGCCATTAGTCGGATCTTTAGGCTTTACCCCAATAGCATTTTTAAGAAAGACTTGTATTTTTACGAGATTGTCGCCTTGAGTGCACTCAAAAAAAAGCAAGACCTAACAACACAAATCGCCACGCAGTGGATCAAACTCTACTCCTCAGACCCCAAAATCCCCTATGTTCTCTATTTGTTGGGCAATGCCTATAGCCAAATCAACTACACCATCCAAGCCACCAGAGCCTACAAGCGCATCATTGATGAATACCCAGACAGCCGCTACACCCCCCTAGCCCAAATGCATTTAGCCGAGCAAGCCGCTAGTGGCGGGGATCGCTCTGGTGCACTCACCCTCTTTCAAAAGGCATATAGTGAGGCTAAGGACATTGAGAGTGCGAGCCAAATCGCCTTTAGTTGGGGGTCTTTTGATGTAGACAATGGAGGCAAGAACGCCACCTTGATTTTAAATAAAATCATCTATGGCAACCCTGAGTACTTCACGAAACACCCAAGCCAATCCTACGATCTACTCATTGCTCTAAAAACACAATCCATTTTCAGTCCAGCCATTAAAATCGCCACTTTGCTTTCCCACGATGATAGCGATAAGACTATCCAAGAAAAGGCTGCTTTTGAGTTGGGCTTTCTCTACGCTAAAAACAACCAACCCAACGAAGCCCACTTTGCGAATTTAGAATACCTAGACAACTACACCAATGTGGTCCACATCGCCTTGGTTAAAGCTAGAGATGAGCAAGTCTTGTTTGCTATGCGTGGGGATTATAAAGAAAAGTTAGATCGCTACAACCAAGTTTTAAAAGATTACCCCAAAACCTCTAAAGAGCACCGAAAAGCCCTAGAGTATAAGGCTAAATTGCTCTTAGAGCGCCACTACTACAGCCAAGTTTTAAATATGGGACTCCCTAAAGACTCCCCAGCTATGCAAGAAGCCCTATTGCAACAAGAGCGTCAAGCCCTAAAAGAGGCCGATTGTAAAAGCTTTAGTGCTTACTTAGTGCGTATGGATAAAATCAATCCACACGGCTTTAACGATGAAGAACAAATCGAAGCCTTTGATTGTTTGTATGAAAATGCCCTTTACGACAAAGCCGCTATTTTTTCAACCACAGCTATAAAAGATAAACCCATTGACAAACTCCCTTGGCTTTATAGACAGGGGCGCAACCTCTACGCTTTAAATGACTACCAAAACTCTTTACTGGCGGCTAAGGATGCATTGACTTTAGCCAATCTTAAAAAACAGCCCAAGTACTACGACATCGCCTTCACCGTATTTTTAGACTATATGAAAACCAATAACCCCCAAGAAGCTTTTAAAATCTATAGCCAATTACAAAAAGAATTTAAGGATGATGAGCGGATGATTGAAGTGTATGCCTTGCTTTTAGAGAGCGAGCAGCGGGGCAAGAATAACCCTACAACTTTAGAACTTTACGCTAAAAGCCTTCTTGCCTTGCAAAGGCGCTACGAAAATAACAGCTACACTCCCTATGCCCAAAACCAGCTCATCAGCGCACTAAGCAGAGGGGGCAAAATCCAAGAAGCTTTGCAACAAAGCGATGCCCTCCTAACCCTAAAGCTTGAGCCTAAAGAACGCCAACGCGCCCTTTATAACAAGGCGACCTTACAGCGCCAAAAGAACGACAAAGAGGGAGCTAAAAAGACCTTCCAAGCTTGCGTTGCCATTAAACAATCTTCAGCTTGGAAAGACTTATGCCAACAAGCTCTAAATTTATTAAAGTAG
- a CDS encoding ComEC/Rec2 family competence protein — protein sequence MIAPSNNPIPLLQSPKEKIFALLLLLSLCALSFGVKHQQYKVFLSKKPLELHAQVLLQYPKNGHFVLKLQDTHNNHFYITSEEDIKDLTHHFVRAWGKMGRCSFWQFLKNCYFHTLKLSLENKSDPTAPWRAFINKQHQNLLMANFYRTLFLADPLDQRLRQVVVGFGVSPLIAISGFHLGLLSAFFFYLLSPPYKFLQQRYFPYRNRYFDLMAVVLMALFGYLILLHFQPAFLRAYVMALLGFVLVYGGLELVSFWLLGLSALLCLALFPNLVRSAGFWLSVGGVFYIFLFIKYMPKMPAWLYALLFNAGIFILMLPLVHFFFAPFGATQLGIILLSFVFVVFFPSVLILHALHLGGLLDPYLLSLVRLPLHLKSFFTPAWFLCAYVGLSLLAMRFFWAWVGVGVVGVGFLLYLLIL from the coding sequence ATGATTGCCCCTTCTAATAACCCCATCCCCCTTCTGCAAAGCCCAAAAGAAAAGATTTTTGCCTTGCTGTTGTTGCTCAGTTTATGCGCCCTCTCTTTTGGTGTGAAGCACCAACAATACAAAGTCTTTTTAAGCAAGAAACCCCTAGAGTTGCACGCTCAAGTGTTGTTACAATATCCTAAAAATGGCCATTTTGTGTTGAAACTACAAGACACGCACAACAACCACTTTTACATCACGAGTGAAGAGGACATCAAGGACTTAACCCACCACTTCGTGCGCGCGTGGGGCAAAATGGGGCGGTGTTCCTTTTGGCAGTTTCTTAAAAATTGCTATTTTCACACCTTGAAACTCTCCCTAGAAAACAAAAGCGACCCCACCGCCCCCTGGCGCGCCTTCATCAACAAACAGCACCAAAACCTGCTCATGGCTAACTTTTATAGGACTTTATTTTTAGCCGACCCTTTGGACCAACGCTTAAGGCAGGTGGTCGTGGGTTTTGGGGTAAGCCCCTTAATTGCCATCAGCGGGTTTCATTTAGGCTTGCTGAGCGCGTTTTTCTTTTACCTACTAAGCCCGCCTTATAAATTTTTGCAACAACGCTATTTCCCCTACAGAAACCGCTATTTTGATCTAATGGCCGTGGTGTTAATGGCTCTCTTTGGGTATTTAATCTTACTGCACTTCCAACCCGCTTTTTTAAGGGCATATGTCATGGCACTCTTGGGCTTTGTCTTGGTCTATGGAGGGTTGGAGCTTGTGAGCTTTTGGCTCTTGGGCTTAAGCGCGCTTCTTTGCCTTGCCTTATTCCCTAATTTGGTGCGCTCCGCCGGATTTTGGCTGTCTGTGGGCGGGGTGTTTTATATCTTTCTCTTTATCAAATACATGCCCAAAATGCCCGCATGGCTCTACGCCCTGCTCTTTAATGCCGGCATTTTTATTTTAATGTTGCCCTTAGTGCATTTTTTCTTTGCCCCCTTTGGGGCTACGCAACTTGGCATCATTTTGCTCTCTTTCGTGTTCGTGGTGTTTTTCCCCTCGGTTTTGATCTTGCACGCCCTGCATTTAGGTGGATTATTAGACCCCTACTTGCTCTCTTTGGTGCGCTTGCCCTTGCATTTAAAAAGTTTTTTCACCCCCGCTTGGTTTTTATGCGCCTATGTGGGCTTGTCGC
- the nuoK gene encoding NADH-quinone oxidoreductase subunit NuoK, whose protein sequence is MVTLSHYLVFSALLFSVGLFGMLRRKNILMLFFSTEIMLNAINVAFVATAHALKNIDGQIFALFMVAVAAAEVAVGLGLVILWHRKHKSLDIDTLARMRG, encoded by the coding sequence ATGGTTACCCTGTCGCATTATTTAGTCTTTTCGGCTCTGCTCTTTAGCGTAGGGCTCTTTGGCATGCTAAGACGCAAGAATATCTTAATGCTCTTTTTCTCTACAGAAATCATGCTAAATGCCATCAATGTCGCCTTTGTGGCAACCGCCCACGCCCTAAAAAACATAGACGGGCAGATTTTCGCTTTGTTTATGGTGGCGGTGGCGGCGGCTGAAGTGGCGGTGGGGCTAGGGCTTGTGATTTTGTGGCACAGAAAACACAAAAGCCTAGACATAGACACTCTAGCACGCATGAGGGGCTAG
- a CDS encoding complex I subunit 4 family protein translates to MDALLPHHFLSVLIFFPIVACLPLFGLSEKHAKPYGVLVTALELALVVGLWVLFDKDTGVLQFEEFADLVKQAGINYHVGVDGISLILLVLTAFILFLLALYVSKHIKDMLICILLLEGILMGVFTSLNLIFFYVFWEVSLLPVLYMIGRYGVGPKVYSGLKFFLYTFLASLFMLLAILYYAHACSLALDTPFNFDLETFNSVMLPPKVRLWVFIAFFVGIAVKIPIFPFHNWLPYAYGNAPVVGSAVLSALLLKMGTYAMVRFLLPLFPNVILHYFLPLSVLALLMVLYGGLLASAQKEMKRLIAYSSMSHMGVALLGLYALNVEGVGGAVFTMFSHGLVSAGLFILVGVLLDRCNSSKIVAFKGVAHSMPAYAAFFMVLLLANVGMPLTSGFVGEFLSLLGFFKSSPFIAFLAGTTIILSAIYMLVLYKKVFYGAEPQGFYTLKKAKALSPLSCAEKSVLALLVAAVLFLGIYPKPLLAPIEQSVQVLLESLQGRINA, encoded by the coding sequence ATGGACGCACTTTTGCCCCACCACTTTTTAAGCGTGTTGATTTTCTTCCCCATTGTGGCGTGCTTGCCCCTATTTGGCTTGAGCGAAAAGCACGCCAAGCCCTATGGGGTGTTGGTAACCGCCCTTGAGCTCGCCCTTGTTGTGGGGCTGTGGGTGCTCTTTGACAAGGACACGGGGGTGTTGCAATTTGAAGAGTTTGCCGACCTTGTCAAGCAAGCAGGGATCAACTACCATGTAGGCGTGGATGGGATTTCTTTAATCCTATTGGTGCTGACCGCCTTCATTTTATTCTTGCTCGCCCTGTATGTGAGTAAGCACATAAAAGACATGCTGATTTGTATCTTGCTCTTAGAGGGCATTTTAATGGGAGTTTTCACTTCCCTTAATCTCATTTTCTTTTATGTCTTTTGGGAGGTGTCGCTCTTGCCCGTGCTTTATATGATCGGGCGTTATGGCGTAGGGCCCAAAGTCTATTCAGGGCTTAAATTCTTCCTTTACACCTTTTTGGCTTCGCTTTTCATGCTCTTAGCCATTTTATATTACGCCCATGCCTGCAGCCTTGCCCTAGACACCCCCTTTAACTTTGATTTAGAAACCTTTAACAGCGTCATGTTGCCCCCCAAAGTACGCCTTTGGGTGTTTATCGCCTTCTTTGTGGGCATTGCGGTGAAAATCCCCATTTTCCCCTTCCACAACTGGTTGCCCTACGCTTATGGCAACGCCCCCGTAGTAGGCTCTGCCGTGCTTTCGGCTTTGCTCTTAAAAATGGGGACTTATGCGATGGTGCGCTTCTTACTCCCCTTATTCCCTAATGTGATCTTGCATTACTTCTTGCCCCTAAGCGTCTTAGCCCTTTTAATGGTGCTTTATGGGGGGCTTTTGGCGAGCGCACAAAAAGAAATGAAACGCTTGATTGCCTACAGCTCCATGTCGCATATGGGCGTGGCTTTGCTTGGGCTTTACGCCTTGAATGTCGAGGGCGTGGGGGGTGCTGTCTTTACCATGTTCTCGCACGGGCTAGTGAGTGCCGGGCTGTTTATCTTGGTGGGGGTGCTCTTGGATCGCTGCAATTCTAGCAAGATTGTCGCCTTTAAGGGCGTGGCACACTCTATGCCGGCGTATGCGGCGTTTTTCATGGTGCTTCTCTTAGCCAATGTGGGCATGCCCCTTACAAGCGGCTTTGTGGGTGAGTTTTTAAGCCTACTTGGCTTTTTTAAAAGCTCTCCGTTTATAGCGTTTTTAGCGGGGACGACCATTATTTTATCCGCTATTTATATGCTAGTGTTGTATAAAAAGGTGTTCTATGGTGCAGAGCCGCAAGGCTTCTATACCCTTAAAAAAGCCAAAGCCCTAAGCCCCTTAAGCTGTGCTGAAAAAAGCGTTTTGGCTCTCTTGGTGGCGGCGGTGCTCTTTTTAGGCATTTACCCTAAACCGCTGCTTGCTCCCATTGAGCAAAGCGTGCAAGTGCTCTTAGAAAGCCTACAAGGGCGCATCAATGCCTAA
- the dnaB gene encoding replicative DNA helicase, with translation MLETSHTDDDLILMERVVLSALLDSQQFEDFSSQLKSEDFSSPAHGKLFEYCSQLHAEQKPISAMFLEKKAQGNPQVLDALALVMQTNPLADLRSYIHAIKEASTKRHLMRLALQIRELCQQDRPTADILDSIERKVYQISLDNVETGFKDMAKVLKDTLKMIAEAKARGNEKLIGLDTGFLKLNELTGGFSPGDLIIIGARPSMGKTSLVLNFAKTTLNHNQGVAIFSIEMGAEQLMMRMLSCYTNLHLHNIKNGNLSEDEWERLTKHTQQIYDKPLYIDDAGLLNIRQARSKLRKLKHEHPEIALAIIDYLQLMRGDGEDSRHEQIAKISRELKILARELNIPIIALSQLNRLLESREDKRPILSDLKESGAIEQDADQVLFLYRDAVYKHREHNDRVAKLRKEGKVEEAKNLEKKFNALQDSLRYEKEQAEIILAKNRNGGTGTVKVHFDKIYTRFSDIPKEGEEPQGDQTPTNINMGDGMPSNFNMPNPIDGGWGDDCPF, from the coding sequence ATGTTAGAAACTTCACACACCGATGATGACTTGATTTTGATGGAAAGGGTGGTGCTCTCCGCCCTATTAGACAGCCAACAATTTGAGGACTTTTCTAGTCAGCTTAAAAGTGAGGACTTTTCTAGCCCCGCCCATGGCAAGCTCTTTGAGTATTGCAGTCAGCTACACGCCGAGCAAAAGCCCATAAGTGCCATGTTTTTAGAGAAAAAGGCACAGGGCAATCCACAAGTCCTAGACGCTTTGGCTTTGGTGATGCAAACAAATCCCCTAGCGGATTTAAGAAGCTATATCCACGCCATCAAAGAGGCTTCCACAAAACGGCATTTAATGCGCCTAGCCCTGCAAATCCGTGAGCTGTGCCAACAAGACCGCCCCACCGCAGACATCCTAGACAGCATTGAGCGCAAGGTTTATCAAATCTCTTTGGACAATGTAGAAACGGGCTTTAAGGACATGGCTAAGGTATTGAAAGACACCTTGAAAATGATTGCGGAGGCGAAAGCTAGGGGCAATGAAAAACTCATAGGGCTAGACACGGGGTTTTTAAAGCTCAATGAACTCACGGGGGGTTTTTCGCCCGGTGATTTAATCATCATTGGGGCACGCCCGAGCATGGGAAAGACTAGCCTAGTGCTCAACTTTGCCAAAACCACCTTAAACCACAACCAAGGCGTGGCAATTTTTAGCATAGAGATGGGGGCAGAGCAACTCATGATGCGCATGCTCTCTTGCTACACGAATTTACACCTACACAACATCAAAAATGGCAATTTAAGCGAAGATGAGTGGGAGAGGCTCACCAAACACACACAACAAATCTACGATAAACCGCTTTACATAGATGATGCCGGGCTGTTAAACATCCGCCAAGCCCGCTCTAAGTTGCGTAAACTCAAGCACGAACACCCCGAAATTGCCCTAGCGATCATTGACTATTTGCAGCTCATGAGGGGCGATGGGGAGGACAGCCGCCACGAGCAAATCGCCAAAATCAGCCGGGAGCTAAAGATTTTGGCTAGAGAGCTTAATATCCCCATCATTGCTCTGTCACAGCTCAACCGCTTACTAGAGAGCAGAGAGGACAAACGCCCGATTTTGTCGGATTTAAAAGAAAGTGGAGCGATCGAGCAAGACGCCGATCAAGTCTTGTTTCTTTACCGCGATGCGGTGTATAAGCACAGAGAACACAATGACAGAGTAGCGAAGTTGCGCAAGGAAGGCAAGGTGGAGGAGGCAAAGAATTTAGAGAAAAAATTTAATGCATTGCAAGACAGTCTGCGCTACGAAAAGGAGCAAGCCGAAATAATTTTAGCCAAAAACCGCAATGGGGGGACTGGCACGGTGAAAGTCCATTTTGACAAGATTTACACTCGCTTTAGCGACATCCCCAAAGAGGGAGAAGAGCCACAGGGTGATCAAACGCCCACAAACATCAACATGGGCGATGGCATGCCAAGCAACTTTAACATGCCAAACCCCATAGATGGTGGATGGGGCGATGATTGCCCCTTCTAA
- a CDS encoding NADH-quinone oxidoreductase subunit N yields MNPLISSLMPELDLQVLMPLFLCVGGGVFLLLLNVRGFSKPLSVAIAGLILAFSVLWIAFYNPPTDSVGDFLTDGASLSGQLFIALASLLLLLLALSKEKFSEFETPEFYPLYLFMVGGFTLMVSTDHLLLIFLGLESASLAMCVLMALNGKQTGLEAAVKYFTMSVLAGVFFVLGVALLYLLTGHLDLSGVGDGLRSVFFHHEPKALPLFFVALACMLGAIGFKVSLVPFHTWMPDIYEGNSPVFAGFISIVPKMAGLVVMLRVLYAFMNTESFVIENLYTALIALTITIPNAMALLQKDVKRMMAYSSISHTGFALACVAGGAGALFGYWLLFLITNIGAFAILWMVTNQEDAKQNTYTYPYDRFNGLIQTKPLLAILSAIFLCSLAGIPPFSMFWGKVMVLEQVINQHQVFLPIVMVLNSAVSAVYYLRLLVAMFFKTPGTTLATNATPALYSVSTAMAFLCVFSIFVLRLYLNSSQA; encoded by the coding sequence ATGAATCCCTTGATCTCATCTCTCATGCCCGAGTTAGACCTACAAGTGTTAATGCCCCTATTTCTGTGCGTAGGGGGCGGGGTTTTCTTGCTGCTCTTAAATGTCAGGGGCTTTTCTAAACCTTTAAGCGTGGCAATCGCCGGGCTGATCCTTGCCTTTAGCGTGCTGTGGATCGCCTTTTACAACCCCCCCACAGATAGCGTGGGCGACTTCTTAACCGATGGTGCGTCTTTGAGTGGGCAGCTTTTCATCGCCCTAGCAAGCTTGCTCCTGCTGCTCTTAGCCCTAAGCAAAGAGAAATTTAGCGAGTTTGAAACCCCCGAGTTTTACCCCCTTTACCTTTTTATGGTGGGCGGCTTCACGCTCATGGTTTCTACCGATCATTTGCTCTTGATTTTCTTGGGGCTAGAGAGCGCATCTTTGGCGATGTGTGTTCTTATGGCACTTAATGGCAAACAAACGGGGCTAGAAGCGGCGGTGAAATACTTCACTATGAGTGTCTTAGCGGGGGTGTTCTTTGTGCTGGGTGTGGCTTTGCTCTACCTACTCACGGGGCATTTAGACTTAAGCGGGGTGGGCGATGGGCTAAGGAGCGTGTTTTTCCACCACGAGCCCAAAGCCCTACCCCTATTCTTTGTCGCTTTGGCGTGCATGCTAGGGGCGATCGGCTTTAAGGTGTCCTTAGTGCCCTTTCATACTTGGATGCCCGACATCTACGAGGGCAATAGCCCCGTTTTTGCCGGCTTCATCTCCATTGTCCCCAAAATGGCGGGGCTAGTGGTGATGTTAAGGGTGCTTTACGCCTTTATGAATACTGAATCCTTTGTCATTGAAAACCTTTACACGGCTCTCATTGCGCTCACAATCACAATCCCCAATGCTATGGCGCTCTTGCAAAAAGATGTCAAGCGCATGATGGCTTATAGCTCGATCTCGCATACGGGTTTTGCCTTAGCGTGCGTGGCAGGTGGCGCGGGGGCGTTGTTTGGCTATTGGCTCTTGTTTTTAATCACCAATATCGGGGCGTTTGCGATTTTGTGGATGGTAACCAACCAAGAGGACGCGAAACAAAACACCTACACCTACCCCTATGATCGTTTTAACGGGCTCATCCAAACCAAACCCCTTTTAGCGATCTTAAGCGCAATTTTCTTATGTTCCTTAGCCGGTATTCCGCCTTTTTCCATGTTTTGGGGCAAGGTGATGGTTTTAGAGCAGGTGATTAACCAACACCAAGTCTTTTTACCCATTGTGATGGTGCTCAATAGTGCGGTGAGTGCGGTGTATTACCTACGCTTGCTTGTGGCGATGTTTTTTAAGACCCCAGGCACCACCCTCGCCACAAACGCCACTCCTGCCCTTTATAGCGTCAGCACTGCGATGGCATTCTTGTGCGTGTTCTCTATCTTTGTGCTGCGCCTTTATTTAAACTCTAGCCAAGCTTGA